In Pseudomonadota bacterium, a single genomic region encodes these proteins:
- a CDS encoding class I SAM-dependent methyltransferase, with product MACGPCLGCSPAGTALPRGVLALAVLLLQCALGQTSTRAGRAVIEDSRLSRAGAHTSAANLAYVGADEMGSREAGFERWESRYRSASPAVDLEPNPFLVESAPLLGFGGQVLDVAMGDGRNALYLARLGFQVIGLDRSPTAVSLARERVRREGLELEGVVADLEGYVLPREAFDGVVVTFYLQRSLFAGIVETLRPGGWLLYQTFTTAILKYRPFNRAYLLERGELREAFEGFDIVTWREEERADEGVATACLLARKPAVLR from the coding sequence ATGGCCTGCGGCCCCTGTCTTGGGTGTTCCCCAGCAGGCACGGCTCTTCCTCGGGGTGTGCTGGCCTTGGCGGTTTTGCTGTTGCAGTGCGCTCTCGGTCAGACCTCGACCCGTGCTGGTCGAGCGGTCATCGAGGACAGCCGGCTTTCTCGAGCAGGCGCCCACACATCTGCTGCGAACCTCGCATACGTGGGAGCTGATGAGATGGGTTCACGTGAGGCTGGGTTCGAGCGCTGGGAGAGCCGGTATCGCTCCGCGTCGCCTGCCGTCGACCTCGAGCCCAATCCGTTTCTGGTGGAGAGCGCTCCCTTGCTGGGGTTCGGCGGCCAGGTTCTAGACGTGGCGATGGGCGACGGTCGCAACGCCCTCTACCTGGCGCGCCTCGGGTTTCAGGTGATCGGCCTCGACCGCTCTCCTACCGCGGTGAGCCTGGCGCGCGAGCGTGTACGGCGCGAGGGGCTCGAGCTCGAGGGGGTTGTGGCCGATCTCGAGGGGTACGTGCTGCCGCGAGAGGCGTTCGACGGGGTGGTGGTCACGTTCTACCTGCAGCGCAGCCTGTTCGCGGGCATCGTCGAGACCCTGCGCCCAGGCGGATGGCTGCTGTACCAGACCTTCACCACGGCCATCCTGAAGTATCGGCCGTTCAATCGCGCCTATCTGCTCGAACGGGGAGAGCTGCGCGAGGCCTTCGAGGGTTTCGACATCGTGACCTGGCGCGAGGAAGAGAGGGCCGACGAAGGTGTGGCAACGGCCTGTCTGCTTGCCCGGAAGCCGGCCGTGCTCCGCTGA
- a CDS encoding phage holin family protein: MLINFAAVWLLNAVGVYVTASVVPGMRVRNFGAAAMAALVLGVIHAVLWKVLLILTLPLTILTFGLFYFVLVGFTFSLASAFVDGFEVKGIFAGLLGSVVLGLVNAFIGFFAHGHFSWW; encoded by the coding sequence ATGCTCATCAACTTCGCCGCTGTGTGGCTGCTGAACGCCGTGGGCGTCTACGTCACCGCCTCCGTCGTTCCCGGCATGCGCGTGCGCAACTTCGGAGCGGCCGCGATGGCCGCACTGGTGCTGGGCGTCATCCACGCCGTGCTGTGGAAGGTGCTGCTCATCCTCACCCTGCCCCTCACCATTCTGACGTTCGGCCTCTTCTACTTCGTGCTCGTGGGCTTCACGTTCTCGCTCGCAAGCGCGTTCGTCGACGGGTTCGAGGTCAAGGGGATCTTCGCCGGCCTGCTCGGCTCGGTGGTGCTCGGACTGGTGAACGCCTTCATCGGCTTCTTCGCCCACGGGCACTTCAGCTGGTGGTAG